Genomic segment of Gloeocapsa sp. PCC 7428:
TGAAGGTCATGAAACTCATCCGGCAAGCCTGGTTCCTCTGGATCTTCGCTGGGTAGATCATACATTGTGGGTAGCGTTTCTTTAGCAGGACGTGGTGGATCAGTCTGCTCAATGTATCTAGCAAAAGACATAACAACTTTTATGATGTAGAAAAGCGTCTTACAGATTATGTTAAGTCAGTTTGACGGATATGAACGCATTGCCATAATGAGTAATTAGCCAACTATTCACACCTGAAAGCAAGTTAAAGCGCCACGCTTACTTATCACGTAAGGGCCACCACGATACTTTATCTCTCGTCGCGCTGTAAGTTTCCTTCAACCCTTCAGCATCGATAACTTTAATTGTGTCACTTGAAGGATCGCTTGCTTTTGCTGGTGCAAGTAACTTGACTTGACGCATTCCTTTAATTACTTGCTCAACAGTACGATGGTTAAGTTGGCTGGCACGCGCAATCACATCAATGGGTAAGTCAAAGATATAAGTTGCGTTTGTTTCTGGTTGATTGCCTAGTTCGCGTTCTTGATACACCAGCGCACGTAACAAAGCTGCAACAGCTTGCGGCGGGTAAGTGCTGCAATTGAGTAAATGATATTGAAATTTTTGTTGGAGTTCAAATAGCAAATCGTAGCGCTGGCGAAAGACTTCACTATCTTCGTAAAGTGCTTCCACTGTTTCGACTGGAATTTTGACTACATCCGTTGTTTTATAAGCTTCTACCAAGCTAGGAAATGCCTTACAGATCAGTCCGTAGCTAAAAGGTAAACTTTGCATTCCAAAGCAACTACCAGGATAGCTAATACCAATGACTCGATCTAAAGGAGTGCTGCGGATCACCACAGGACCTCCAGCCACGATCGCATACAAAACGTCTAGAGTTTCACCTTTCTGAAAAGCTGTGTAAATTGGACGACTCGCATATAACTTCACTTGCGATATGTCATCAAGACGCAGGTAGCTACTTAGCCATGCTTCATCCAAGCCTCGAAAGAGATAGTTACTTTGAGTTAACACCTTGACGATGTTAGGTTCCGTAAGATGCTTAGCTTGTGTTGCCATGCCGAAGACTTTGAACAAGCAATTTTCTTTATTGTTGCACGAAATACAATTGTACTTCTCACAAAATTTGTATTTCAAATGTTTTGAATTGTAATTGCGTTTTTAGCGAGTTACAGATATGATTGAATTTCAATAGAAACTGATGTTAACTCTGTTAAACGATAATCTTAAGAGTTCTTGATGGTTTCTGCTCCAGATCTTAGATGGCAATCGCTTTTAGCGCAGTGCTATGCGCGATCGCCGCTATTAGAATTAGTAGAGATGTTTGCTATGGGACATAAGATGCAAGAGTGGTTGCGAACAGAAATTGTAGATGATGCGCCTATAGACGATGAGGAAGAACTCCTTCCTGAACGCAAATACCCAGCAAATCAGGGTTTTGTTCTCTGGTTGACTGGGCTAAGTGGTTCAGGTAAAAGCTCAATTGCCCGAAAACTCGAACAAGAACTGAAAGAACGCAGTTGTCTAGTCGAAGTTCTTGACGGCGATGTTGTGCGCACCAACCTTTCCAAAGGCTTAGGTTATAGTCGCGAAGACCGCAACACGAACATTCGTCGCATTGGTTTTGTCGCAAATCTTCTGAGTCGCAATGGAGTCGCCGCAATTGTCGCCGCGATTAGTCCTTACCAAGAGGCACGAGAAAACTTACGCGCCACAACCGAAAACTTTATTGAAGTCTTTGTCAATGCACCGCTTGAGGTGTGCGAAGCACGCGATGTCAAAGGATTGTACGCAATGGCACGCGCTGGCGAAATTCGCGCCTTTACAGGTATTGACGATCCTTACGAAGAACCAACGAATCCAGATATTATTTGCTATACCTCAGAAGAAACGCTAGAAGAAAGCGTCGCCAAAATTCTGGCGGAACTCGAACAACGCGATTGCATTCCACCCAAGCCACAGATTGAATTCTTTATTTAAAATTAAGTTTCTCTGAAGAAAGAAGGACCTTTCTCCTCACATTCTCGCTTCTGGCTTGGTTCTTCCCGATTTTGGCTAACATATTAGCCAAAAGGAATAAGCTCTCTAACCCGCGAATGATTTTGTAATATTTAACTTATTTCTAAGATATCGGGAAGGTACCTGATCGCTGGAGTTCACCCATGCAAGCGTATGATGTTGTGATTATTGGCGCTGGACATAATGGTCTAGTATGCGCCGCGTATTTACTTAAAGCTGGTTATAGTGTTTTATTACTAGAAAAGCGTTCGGTTCCTGGTGGTGCAGCAACTACTGAAGAATCGTTACCGCAAGAAGCACCTGGTTTTAAATTTAACTTGTGTGCGATCGACCACGAGTTTATTCACTTAGGTCCCGTCGTTGAAGAACTCGAACTTGAAAAGTACGGCTTAGAGTACCTAGAGTGCGATCCTGTCGTCTTTTGCCCGCATCCAGACGGTAAATACTTTTTAGGTCATAAATCGCTAGAAAAAACCTGCGCAGAAATTGCACGATATAGCGAACGTGACGCGAAAAAATATGCTGAATATACCGATTACTGGCAACGGGCGCTAGGCGCGATGATACCGATGTTTAATGCCCCACCGAAATCTGTTATTGATATTCTCGGCAACTACGATATTAAAAAAATTAGAGACTTATTCTCGATGATCGGTGCGCCATCGAAAACACTCGACTTCATCCGTACGATGTTGACGAGTGCTG
This window contains:
- the cysC gene encoding adenylyl-sulfate kinase, whose amino-acid sequence is MDDEEELLPERKYPANQGFVLWLTGLSGSGKSSIARKLEQELKERSCLVEVLDGDVVRTNLSKGLGYSREDRNTNIRRIGFVANLLSRNGVAAIVAAISPYQEARENLRATTENFIEVFVNAPLEVCEARDVKGLYAMARAGEIRAFTGIDDPYEEPTNPDIICYTSEETLEESVAKILAELEQRDCIPPKPQIEFFI